Below is a window of Humulus lupulus chromosome 2, drHumLupu1.1, whole genome shotgun sequence DNA.
ttttttttttaaaaaaaaaggagCTCATAGACCAACAAGCCCCACTACGCAGTAGTGTCCGCAACTAGCTAGCTGTAATAATATCAAACAATGGTAGATACTATATATAAAGTACGAGATCATAATGAAACTTAACCCCTCAAAAACAAAGAAAGCAGATTGAGGATATCATGTAAACCACATGAAATCTGCTTTTATCTCAGTTACCTGAAAAATTAGGTACTGTTTAAGTAGGCAAACAATTAATATTAGGCTTTGATGACTCCTCTCTCGGCCGCCGGTGAACAGTCATTAATTTCAAGATGGCTGCAAACACTCCGCCACACGCCACAAAGCAGCGGGAGATTTCGATATCAATCTACGACCAGCCAAACCAACTCTCTTCTGTTCTGTGTATATTCTAATAATCACTCTCACTGCAAAAACGGTTTTTTTCTGCATAAAAGTATATAGCTAATTGGACGAAATTGGTCGAAACACTTGGCCTTATATATCTTTATTTCCTTTATAAGACATTTGGAAGTATGCCTCCAACATTAAcctacttttcccatctcaaaaaccACCTCAACtgtattatttatttgtttttcttttcatttcattACTTAATACTGGCTAGTTTTGTCCAATTAACTTCAAACTCATTCATCCATATCGTACTtagacatatatataatttaaccaTATACTATTATTATACAAAGGCCGAAAACgataaaaagaaaaagagttCATTGAACTTAATTAGTAATTTTTTTCGATAATAATAATGTCCTGCTTTGGTTTGCAAATAATATTGAAGTAAGTCAGCAATGTACTTTTTAcgcacacacactctctctctcttcataATAACATGGTTGCTTTTTTCATTTGTTGTTTTGTAAATTTTCTATAATGCGTGTCAATTATTGTCTATTGTGTCAAGATGGTGACATTTTGGAAGAATGCAAATCTGCCGTGTTACGACATATCaagcattattttatttttccttaattcAACTTCTTATTTCTTCGTAAAATATCTACTTCCAACCTAAAAATACTAAATCTacaaaaatttatatttatattctaGACAAGCACTAAGTGAAATAAATAAACGAATATTATATCATTATTGAATTAAAAAGGTCGGTGGAATTCAAGTTGTTGTACATGACATTTTTTGTGGAGCAAGTTTGAGAAGAGATCTAAAAATTAACCAAGGTGCTATGTTTAGGTAGCCAGCTCCAAAAGTGTGtgtgatataaatatatattaacacaAAGTTTTCTTAAACTctgatattaaaataaaaaaggatCATGTTCAAATAGTTTCTAACGAATCAAACAATGGCatccattaaaaaaaatatataccaaGGAACATCACTTTGAATTCAGCACCTATAGATCCATGAACTAACTCCAAAAACAAGAGGTCATTTCTCCCATCTCCTTCCatcttactttttctttttttttctctttcaaaaataaaagacaaaaagTAATTACAAATGTTCTCCTTGAAAGAATTATACAACCAAAATTATAACCTGTTTTTTTTTAACATTCAAAATCCCGTTTGGAGAAGATTTAAGGGGGTACCATAAGGAACGAGACAATTCCTTAAATAGTAACAAAGTGGCATCAAAGCCATGATGAGATCATCAAGTTATCTTaaaaaccaccaccaccaccaccaccatcatcatcataTGCATATCAACGGCCCTGATCCATCCTCATTTCATCCCACCAAATTGGATGAACAATCTCAATCATACCCATCAAGAATATTGATATGATCGAATAATTACCATCGAAAAAACCGACCACGATCaatgataaaataaaaaagaagaaaagtaTTTCAATCAGACGGCTGCCAAGCTGATGCGGTCAACAGAGACAAGTCCTTCCAACCCAGTTTCAAGCACCCACTTTCCTCCACCAATGTGTACCCTTTCCATGGGTACATCCCCAGCAACAAGCTAGCCTGGGCGGCCGGGTTACCGCCAAGCGAAACGGGTTCAAATCCGACCCGTTTAAGCTCCTCCCCCCACCTATCCACCTTAACCTCGCCAGTCCTCTTGGGCCCACCCACGGCCACGATGTTCCTAATCTCACACCCAAACAACTGCTGCTCCACCATATGTCTCTCTAGGCTGTCCGCACCCGATACGTCTCCGAGCGCGTCGAACAACGCGCTGTAGTAATGCAAGGCCTCGACGAACCGGCCCAGAAAGCTTCCGCCATGGCTGAGGTCCTGTTCCACTATGGTGATCAGCTTGGGTCTCAGCAAAGTCAACAGTCGCAAAGTCCCTAAATCGCTTCCTGTGATGTCGTACAGGCAGTGGTGCATCCAGTGGACCACGGTGGCCTCGTTCGGCCTTACGTCGAGTTGACTCGGATCGGTGATGCTCCCGATTTTCCCCTCTAGCGGGTGGAATTCGAACGGAAGACCGAGTGAGTTCGCGAAATCGGCCAGTCTCCGCCCGGTTGACTCGAGCAACTCGGTGGAGGATCCGAACCCGGTGATTCTCATGGACCGGATCTTCCTCGACCGAGAGGCCAGGATATGGAACAATCCTGGCCATTGGAGACCTTGCATTATATCCAAATCGATGACGTGGACGCGATCCACGCCGTCCAGTGCCTGGAAGATCGCCTGGTTAGCCGTGAAGTGGGAGAACTTCACCAAGGGGCTGATAGAGTTGTAAGACTGCAAAGCGTTGAAGATCCGATGGGACTGAGTTAGGTTTAGGGTTTTGGTAGTCAGCGGCGAGTATCTTCCCAAGTAGGAGCTGATCACACGCGCTTGAAGAGCGTGCGCAAAGTAAGCTCCGACGCGCTCCGGCGACGTTCCAAAAGGCGACGAGAGCTCGGCAATCTCCGGGAGAAGGTCGCCAGCGTTGTTGAGGTTATCCATGGCTACGCTCTCGGCGCATTGAAGGAGAAGACCGAGGAGCCTCAGACCGCTCGACTCACCCTCGACAACGAGTTCCTCGTCTTGATCGTTGATCGCCTTATCGCCGGAAACTGTGGCGTCATCGGAGAAATTCCTACCTGAGTTAGGCCTTTTGGTGGAGGGGTCTTCGGAGACGGTTTCATCGGCGGTGGGATGTTCACGTTCAACGCGCTTGGCCTTCATCGACGAGGAGGAAGTAGAAGGGTCAGAGATTGGATTAGAAGTGTTGGGTAATGGAGATTGAGTAACTAAGCTCTGAAGCATGATCAAAATCAGGAGtggatagagagagagagggagagaatcAAAAGTGGGGGGAAGCTTTTGGTGAGAAATGGACAAATCAAAGTGAAGAGAAGGAAACAGGCTAAGGCTGTAGAGAGTTGCAGAAGCTTTTTgtcagagagagagaaagaggtgtTTGGGAAGAGAGAAAATTGAGGGGGAGAAAATTGAgggaagagagagaaagtgacAGAAAGTTTGGTAACTTTTTAGTAGTCGTTTTGTTGGATCAGAGAAATGATAATTTGATAATGATATTGAGATGAGttactaaaaataattataacaagataattaattaattagtagtaataataataaaaagtgtGTGTTTTGTTTGGGTTGTGTCGTTTAGTTCGTTTTATATGTGGACGAGGGGTTAATAGAAAAGTCAAGGCAAAAGGTGTTATTTAATTAGTCTATTCATAGTTTATGATTAATCCTTTGATGAATTAACTAAGGTTATTCTGCTAATGGCatcatttttcttttttgtattttgtttggaaaaaatatatatgtgatgtttgaaagaaaaaaatgtatATGTATTTTATGtgaaataacaaaaaatatgtataggggaattattttttttttgtgggggATTGTTCAATGTTGATTTCATGATTAAATTATTGCTGTTCTACGGTTGTTACAAATATaccaatattttaaaatatattggtAAATGGGTGAATATATTGGAAAATGAGTGAATTTATAATCTCTCttaaatatttaatgaataaGATTATATTAGTTATTTTGTCTCTCATTTTTGCTCCCATACGAATATGACCTTGTCTTTTCTCTTTTGACCTTACAACTGTCTATCGATATTAATTTTTCCCTATTTTTTCCCCCAAATTTAACTTTATAAATGAAAACATTATTCCTATATTGATATTGGATGTTCACTTTTAACATGAATTTACACATTGACACGGCtgactatttgattattaatgtgaaaatgaaaaaaattattctaaaagAAAACACATAACGAAAATTGATTTCGTATTATTTTGCATTTCCAATTTCTAAATGTTCCTAATGTTATCTAtattttacacttttttttcattaaaaaaaattagttatttgaTAATTTGTGTTTtacataaatataaatttaacatcctttattatttataattctaaTACGGTATCCTGAACTtgtaaaattgaaataaaataatatcataaGCTTAAATTTGATCACAAAATTAAATAGGTATATTTTATGAATTACATGGTACTATTTTGAGCTCAAATTTGATCACAAATAACAGGATATCAAATAGTTATATTTACATAAATTACATGACACTATTTTATACCGATTTTCAAATTATAAAGTACACAACGACTATTATTGAGAACATAGAGTACTATTTTAAACCAATTATCAAATTATATGGTACCTAATGATTATTATAAAGAGCACAATGTACTATTTTATACCAATTTTCAAATGACAAAATACTTGATGATCATTATCAAGAACATAAAATATCAAAGTTATACTTTGTTAAAACACAGACACCTACCcaagaaaaaaaatgagtaaaATTATTGGAAAAAAAATAGCCTCCCAAATATTGTAGGATTTTAAGGAAACTAATGTTTTCTAGAATTTTTAGGGGGAGGACATCCCATTCAATCCAATTTTTTTTACCATACTAATTTAATCCAATTAgagatttaatttttgaaattattatcCAATCCATATAtttagcttcaaaattcaattcaattacaacaattattttaattagattttattttttaacttAATTTTTAACATTTGCTTGAAAACATACAAAATCGTATAAAAAAATGTAATATCATTCATTCTGTACTAATACTACATGTAGTCATCAACATTATAAGTTTAATAATGAAATATAACATTAAGTGAAAGTTTAGAATAGCTAACACAAGTTTGTGAGTCATGAGGGGAAAATCAGAGACGGGAAGGAAGATGAGTGTTGAGAGTGATGAAGAAATTTAGGATTTGGTGTGTACGGGTGCATCATAACTTCATAAGACAACcaataaaaatactaaaataaatatatttatatttataaaaaatactgAATTGAATTTGTTGGGAATTGGATTTTGATTGCAGAATTTGCCAATTAACATCCAATTTTCAAAATCTAATCCAATCCATTTTTATCACTGAAGTATAATACATTTAAAATAGTAATAAAATAAGATTGATGTTTGTTAAGTTAAACTTTATCACTAAGATtacaatcaaaattatttttttaagttagaAATTAGTATTTACAAAAACATTATTATTTATAAATCTTAAGTTTTAGATTGAGAAAGAAAAAAGCTATAAAATTGTCatatggtaattttattttattttattttattttataggaAGTATACTCATTTAATACCAAGTGTTTTAACGAAATGATCAGTTTGATATTTTATGTTTACAATAATGATCATTAGGTACCATgtaatttgaaatcatacatattttaAGTATCCTAAGTTCGAATTTGTTCACAAATTACAgtgtaccaaatgagtatattcccatGAATAATATGATACCATTTTATAACGATTTTTAAATTACAAGATTCCTAATGACAATTATCAATAACGTGGATACCAAAGTATGTGTGATTTAAAAGTACAGAGTATTCGATAATCATTATTGagaaacatagggtaccaaagctatattttattaaaacatagggtaccaaataaaTATATTCTCTATTTTTAAAGGGTAAATAGCACTTTGTTTCCCCATGCTTTACCAGTTGTATCACTTACGTCCCCAAATTTTATTTTGCAGTAATTAGATATTCAACATTTACTTTTTGGCTCACATAGGTGTctaatgttatattttattaaataaatcctaatttataagaataaaataagattttaacaacaaaaaaaaacatagcaCCCATTTTTTTCTCATTAAgcatttcttaattaattaattataatcaaGTATATTATTTTGGTAATTGACCTAAATATTCTCTTGAAATATTAAGAAATGAAAACATATTTTCTATTATACCTcttaaatatttaatatactaCTTATATATTATAGAATATTAGATTATGGAatcatttatattaaaaaatattgtattaataCCATGAATTCACACTACACCAAATTACATTTGAAAATGTCATTGTTTCTTAGTTTTAGTAACATTTATAATTTTAGTGACATTTGGGCCAAATGTAAGATATGCCGGTGTGAGTAAAAGTAGTGACATTTGAAAATGTcactaaaaataattaaataattttttttatttatcactaaattatttttaataataaattataatttaattttagtgACATTTTAAAAAATGCTACTAGTTTGATATTTAACTAaatgtatatattattttttttaatgtatatttgtaCGCATAAAATAAATCTtacaaatattttcaataatttaaAAACTTATCATTTCAATAAAATTTATGTATACAAAATATCCCAATAAATAGCTACAAAATAATGCATGttattatatttacaaaaattaactaaaacaaaatacataagCATAAGCATAGTATacagttttctttcttttccaatTTCTTCAAAGAAGTCATCTAATCTCTTAAATTTATTTTACAATCTGCCTAGTCCAAAATGCTCCCTCCATCCAAGTCATTTCTAGCTGAAGATGCTTTCCCTGTACCACTAAACTGAAACAATACTTGCAATTAATATATCAACTTCCAATACAGGACAAATTCTCAACACTGCAATTAAGATATCTACtctttttgaattaattaatgtGAAACATTACAAGATTTTTCAACAATTATTCCTGATAATCAACAAACTTCAAGTCTTACTTCATAAAACTGCATATGCTAAACACAAGAGTTGGCAACCACATATCACAGTCAATAATGATATCAAAGGCAGAAAACAATTGCTATTTAATGCAAACATTTAAAGAAGGACAAAAAAATTGTATAAAAATCATGTACCCATATCTGAAATAAACTCTACCATTGTAAAAATTTAAtcaatacacatatatatcaagTAATGACCAGAAATCACATACCCAAAACTAAAAGAGGGAGGGATTTTCTTCTTCTCCATTGCTACCGGTGTTAACGACATCAAAGACTCCATGAAGAGACGCAATATAGGGTGTAGATCGGTTAGAGTTGAGAGAAATATAGAGAAATTGTAGTTAAAACTTAATAGAGAATAATGGAGATTTGGGTTGAGAGAGGTgccattagtttttttttttagagagagGTGCGGCTAGTTAGTGGTAACACTAGTACATACCtttctttaaaaaataaataataaaattagttatttatttattaataataataaataaattatatacaaAAATTGTTGTGACTTTTTCTAAAATGTCACTAAAAATTATTTCTAGTGATAATTTTAAAATCCTACTTAAAATTATTTCTAGTGACATTTTAAAAATGTGACTAAATTTTAAAGGTAAAAACTGTAATATCTTTAGTTACATTTTTTATTAAATGctactaaaatattgtttttgtAACATTTTTTAACAAATGTTACTAAATGTAATATCACTAATTCGGTTTTTTGGTGTAGTGTCATATTACATTATTACTAATATATTATATTACTTTTTGATTTTTATTATAGAGATTCATTTTTAATATAAATGTAAAAATTAGACAAAATTATGATAATGTGGTATATTTATAGTAACTGAATTGATTGGGGTATATTAAAAGATTATGTTATTAATTAGTATGTTTCCCATTCATACCCAAAAACTCTTCAGTACCCATTCTAGTTGTGTCAAAAAAATTGTGCCTTTGATATACAATTTTCTTTTTAATGAATGAAAAATTGTAGTCACTACTGcaaaaataggctttaacttcggtttttatacaTATAATTGTTGAGAAATACATAAAAAGCGAAGTTAAAGCTTTAAACGGACTTTTAACTTCGCTTTTTGGTTTGGCACTCAAAAGAATTAACATATTACTTCGGTTTTATTGAAGATAAGTAGAACGGAGCTTTTAACTTCTATCTTTTTAAAAAAACTGAAGTTACAAGGTGTTGACGCTGtgcttcgccaacagataattatacgaataaacaggatggattagtgctaaaaagtgaaccgtaatatgaagaTAACTTAATTCTAAACTGGCGAATGGgtaggttatcactcctttccttttgggtggttcgaaggttaaaatcattctagtccactagtcaatattattgatatctctcgagtattccttacagagtgtttctttaccaTAAAAACGCCAaacccttgcaacgcccagggtctcggtatttatagggagaggatatctggGCGTTGGTAaaaggggtcatcccgtgaccttcttacccatcgtgtcatctctgtgacacatatgattaattcctaaaacctgacaatgaggtgttgtctaatcaataggtaaggggagataatgggccgcatggcccaaaccagttgtggggtgcctaaacacgcacgtttatgctgcgtgtccgagaattcaggaatggaatagacacgtgatgtctgatatgcacacgtttacattgcgtggttgacttcacaaatggtcGGGGATGCCAGATCTATGCcacacctcgagcttgatgtagcgccagctcgtgatatccacactgctgacccgttGCCTTCAAGTATACTGCTAACTCTTTGATCagctcgggctaaagaggtggagactcgtaatagcagctccgggtggacggttTACACATGGCGgattgaattatgcccttttccaactcgctaataactcgtggatatttagggcgtacatttgccccctaatCCCCTGCTCGTGACACATGACATCATCTGTGgccacagcgggggcttttaggtttctttttcgactcttcatgtcccgtccATTGCGCTAGTATCGGACACATGGAGCACCGTGGTTGGCGACGGTCCGGCTTCCaagaatcgcattaaatggcctagcctatcttcggccgtcatttcgtctttcgagttgtgaccctcgtatctcgcattaaggcAATCGAACGGTCCTCGCTcctttgccttttacgtatatataaggttggccacctttcgcatgagccaccctttatttgaaaaaaaattcctcatcttctctcttctttagCCTCAGAAGTCTTTCTCCTTCTGGTTATCGTCCCAGAGGTCTCTACGCTCCAGACACAAGGGTTTCTTCGTGACTccagttctaaaggctccaccaggACTCCGACTCCTACGCTTCTTGCAATTTTCACACGGCAAAAACACTGCAAGTCCTTTGCCTGTTGTACGTTTAGATGTTTCCATTTCTCTTgttaggtaaacttctttcttagtcgcacactgtaggttgtttttctttttggctggtgttttgtgcgtaggtttttatcctaggggtatcgatcatatgagaatatgtttaggaatgtgacgtataggacaagataattcCTAGGTAACTTTTCTAGGTAGCTTTTCCttggaatgcctgtttggagaggggaaggcgataggtttctggggtgcaaaaccgggtagcttaggggtcacgcttcccaggcggttttgctttttgaaactttccctccaaggcaagcattatcctgaccctcctgataCACGGATCTCGAGCAATTGGGGACCCGTTGGGaacataggcgcgtgttcatagaactgcgtggcctcacgcaccacgggctgagattaccttagcccgtgtatgaaaatcatttctcgcgctagattccctttcctatttttaggtcgcctacctaaactttcttcatctttgtttgttaggcgaccaaatgggacccaggaagaacatgcccaaAAAGAGTGTCACCGGCTCGTCATCCCaacaggccagcaaggggaaggagGTGGTAGCTGAATCCCCaatcccccactttggtcccaccgtggagaaagatgtcgaggtgggacctgacaccttcttcgaggccgagaggatagtctcgaaggttacaactcaagggaaggtcaacaagatcctgctgtcccataacatcaaaatttggacaggcgctcttgttgcccgacctcccctcgagggcgagcggagctgcacaccgctcgatgaggagttcgcagcctggagcgacgaacacctcaaggccggggcctttctacctctggaccagtacttcgcggactttctgaactatgtgaagctggccccctttcaactgccccccaactcctaccgccTGTTAGCGGGGCTGAGGTATCTGTTCCTAAAGCAcgaatgggaggtccctacaccggcggacattctctacttcttctgcctcaaagccagcccaaaTCAacaggggcgaggtgacgggttctactacttaaccCATTTTCCCAACTCTTCTACAGTCATCGAGCTGTcgagccaccccaacgactttaaggaccagttcttcatgtcgacggggtttcgcaactgtgactaccactacttcaaccgtcctcataagctCTTTCTACCCTCAGCTCGCAAAACCGCCATGCTTATGTCTTTTTCATATGTATTGACTTGAATACACCCGTGCAGCCGTTTTCGTGAGGATGGCCAAATcagcgaccctcgggggtcagtatgaaaccttggcggggctccctccAAGTGAAAAAtattaccgccagctcgtgtctgacgagacgatgctggcgtgcaagttaaTCTCTCCGGGCCAGACCTTAGCCTTAAGGAGGTCGCGGGCTATCCCCGTAGCTCGCGAgttggcgcccatccccgagagGGGCGCTGCGAATGACGATGAGCAGAacgaggaagacgaggtgccgctcgtgcgtTGGAAGCGGGCTCTTAAGATCGCCCAGGGGGTCGACGCGGAGTGgatccagtccggggcagcagctggcccctccggcctaggtaacccatacttgtttaaggacttagacagggctgccgcagacctacggcttgctaggtttaaccccagccatcTCGTACAtcatcatcaaaatgacccagaccgtaacataactctactccagtgcgttgatcaactagtgttgcgccatgacatgggccgccctaggggcactgtagtagtagacaacaccctggcttttaggtcagccttttttgaggagtatgggaccaatcttaggtcgtggccctcccttttgGAGGGTGTAGTCACTCCGAgacttaggcagtatgtagaggagtccagtcctgaggcagatttggacccagagccccctctcattcgtgaagttataatcttagactcccccgtagaatctccacggccggaggtcgtggcaatagattccttctctagctcggagggtaggaccttt
It encodes the following:
- the LOC133818272 gene encoding scarecrow-like protein 23, translating into MLQSLVTQSPLPNTSNPISDPSTSSSSMKAKRVEREHPTADETVSEDPSTKRPNSGRNFSDDATVSGDKAINDQDEELVVEGESSGLRLLGLLLQCAESVAMDNLNNAGDLLPEIAELSSPFGTSPERVGAYFAHALQARVISSYLGRYSPLTTKTLNLTQSHRIFNALQSYNSISPLVKFSHFTANQAIFQALDGVDRVHVIDLDIMQGLQWPGLFHILASRSRKIRSMRITGFGSSTELLESTGRRLADFANSLGLPFEFHPLEGKIGSITDPSQLDVRPNEATVVHWMHHCLYDITGSDLGTLRLLTLLRPKLITIVEQDLSHGGSFLGRFVEALHYYSALFDALGDVSGADSLERHMVEQQLFGCEIRNIVAVGGPKRTGEVKVDRWGEELKRVGFEPVSLGGNPAAQASLLLGMYPWKGYTLVEESGCLKLGWKDLSLLTASAWQPSD